A single window of Hymenobacter sp. APR13 DNA harbors:
- a CDS encoding isopenicillin N synthase family dioxygenase translates to MEEKLLEEIPSLDLADFRSGDPERKARFVQQLGEAYQNIGFVALKNHGLTDEQTASLYADVKSFFSLPDETKQRYENPELAGQRGYISKGKEHAKGRNTGDLKEFYHVGQEVEDDTDPIGKEYPANIWPSEVPSFQKSTFTTYRTLEAAGKDVLRAIALYLELPENYFDDKVRNGNSILRPIHYFPIEDPDAVPADAVRAAEHGDINLITLLMGASADGLQVKRRDGKWIPITALPDQIVVNVGDMLQRLTNGVLKSTIHRVVNPAREKMNSSRFSVPFFMHPRSEMSLAALESCVTPENPKKEADITAGEFLNERLIELGLKKK, encoded by the coding sequence ATGGAAGAAAAACTGCTGGAAGAAATTCCCTCCCTCGACCTGGCCGACTTCCGTTCCGGTGACCCGGAGCGCAAGGCCCGCTTCGTACAGCAGCTCGGCGAAGCCTATCAGAACATTGGCTTTGTGGCTCTCAAGAACCACGGCCTCACCGATGAGCAGACTGCCTCGCTGTATGCCGACGTGAAAAGCTTCTTTTCTCTTCCCGACGAAACCAAGCAGCGCTACGAAAACCCGGAGCTGGCCGGCCAGCGCGGCTACATCAGCAAAGGCAAGGAGCACGCCAAAGGCCGCAACACCGGCGACCTGAAGGAATTCTACCACGTGGGCCAGGAAGTGGAAGACGACACCGACCCCATCGGCAAAGAATATCCGGCCAACATCTGGCCGTCAGAAGTACCCAGCTTCCAGAAGAGCACTTTCACCACCTACCGCACCCTGGAAGCAGCCGGCAAGGACGTGCTGCGCGCCATTGCACTGTACCTGGAGCTGCCCGAGAACTACTTTGACGACAAGGTGCGCAATGGCAACTCCATCCTGCGCCCCATCCACTACTTCCCCATCGAAGACCCGGACGCCGTTCCGGCCGATGCCGTTCGGGCTGCTGAGCACGGCGACATCAACCTGATTACGCTGCTCATGGGCGCCTCGGCCGATGGCTTGCAGGTGAAGCGCCGCGACGGCAAGTGGATTCCGATTACGGCCCTGCCCGACCAGATTGTGGTGAACGTAGGCGACATGCTGCAGCGTCTCACCAACGGCGTGCTCAAGAGCACCATTCACCGCGTGGTGAACCCCGCCCGCGAGAAAATGAACTCCTCGCGCTTCTCGGTGCCGTTTTTCATGCACCCACGCTCGGAAATGAGCCTGGCCGCGCTGGAAAGCTGCGTAACGCCCGAAAACCCCAAGAAGGAAGCCGACATCACGGCCGGCGAGTTCCTGAACGAGCGCCTGATTGAGCTGGGCCTGAAGAAGAAGTAA
- the chrA gene encoding chromate efflux transporter, with the protein MAPPPRRRGARTRRVRGIIFLKDVAALAVTAFGGPQAHTAMMLRLLVDKRRYLTSAELLEIMALCQLLPGPTSTQTITAIGFRLGGPNLAYLTLLVWMLPAVGIMTAAGVAMSYLDKEQVTQLVRFVQPIAVGFVAYSAYKISEKVIHTKTSVALMVGAAMLAYRFQLPQVLPLLLLGGGLVTTFRYRKHAPILDKQPLRIEWANFILWGGVFIGAAVLGHYTRELPVLLFENFYRNGSLVFGGGQVLAPLLFAEFVEFKQYLSAPEFLSGYGLTQALPGPNFAFASYIGALAMRDYGIGGQVIGALVAAAGIFMPGTLLIFFLIRFWDQLKQYRVVKASLEGVNAVSAGLVCAAVFLLYHPLPDTPINLTLIGVTFFVLLWEKMPSYMIVLAGLLAGAVF; encoded by the coding sequence CTGGCCCCGCCGCCCCGCCGCCGGGGTGCCCGGACGCGTCGGGTTCGGGGCATTATCTTTCTGAAAGACGTGGCCGCCCTGGCCGTCACGGCCTTTGGCGGCCCGCAGGCCCATACCGCCATGATGCTGCGCCTGCTCGTGGACAAGCGGCGCTACCTCACCTCGGCTGAGCTGCTGGAAATTATGGCGCTCTGCCAGCTGCTGCCCGGGCCTACGTCCACCCAAACCATCACAGCCATCGGGTTTCGGCTGGGCGGGCCCAACCTGGCTTACCTCACCCTGCTGGTCTGGATGCTGCCCGCCGTGGGCATCATGACGGCCGCCGGCGTGGCCATGAGCTACCTCGATAAAGAGCAGGTGACGCAGCTGGTCCGCTTCGTGCAGCCCATTGCGGTGGGTTTTGTGGCGTACTCGGCCTATAAGATTTCCGAGAAAGTCATCCATACCAAAACGTCAGTGGCGCTGATGGTAGGCGCGGCCATGCTGGCATACCGCTTCCAGCTGCCGCAGGTGCTGCCGCTGCTGCTACTCGGCGGCGGCCTGGTTACCACCTTCCGCTACCGCAAGCACGCCCCCATCCTCGACAAGCAGCCGCTGCGCATCGAGTGGGCCAACTTCATTTTGTGGGGCGGCGTGTTTATTGGGGCGGCCGTATTGGGCCACTATACCCGCGAGCTGCCGGTGCTGCTGTTCGAGAACTTTTACCGCAACGGCAGCCTCGTATTTGGGGGCGGGCAGGTGCTGGCGCCGCTGCTATTTGCCGAGTTCGTGGAGTTCAAGCAGTACCTGTCGGCGCCAGAGTTTCTGTCGGGCTACGGCCTCACGCAGGCGCTGCCGGGCCCCAATTTCGCCTTTGCCTCCTACATCGGGGCCCTTGCCATGCGCGACTACGGCATTGGCGGGCAGGTGATAGGGGCGCTGGTGGCGGCGGCCGGCATCTTCATGCCCGGCACGCTGCTCATTTTCTTTCTAATCCGCTTCTGGGACCAACTCAAGCAGTACCGCGTCGTGAAGGCGTCGCTGGAAGGCGTGAATGCCGTTTCGGCCGGGCTAGTGTGCGCGGCCGTGTTTCTACTCTACCACCCGCTACCCGATACGCCCATCAACCTCACCCTCATCGGCGTCACGTTTTTCGTGCTGCTCTGGGAGAAGATGCCGTCTTATATGATTGTGCTGGCGGGTTTGTTGGCCGGGGCGGTGTTTTGA
- the rfbA gene encoding glucose-1-phosphate thymidylyltransferase RfbA translates to MKGIILAGGSGTRLHPLTLAVSKQMMPVYDKPMVYYPLSILMMAGIREILIITTPHDQEQFKKLLGDGSKLGCRFEYVVQEVPNGLAQAFVLGADFIGTDKVALVLGDNIFHGEGMEELLKSNNDPDGGVVYAYHVHDPERYGVVEFDADNKALSIEEKPAKPKSNYAVPGLYFYDNDVVQIARDLKPSPRGEYEITDVNQEYLRRGKLKVGILGRGTAWLDTGTFESLMQAGEFVRVLEQRQGLKVGSIEEVAYRQGFIDADQLRKIAEPLRKSGYGDYLMRLPEQLMLKG, encoded by the coding sequence ATGAAAGGCATCATCCTCGCCGGCGGCTCCGGCACCCGGTTGCACCCCCTTACCCTGGCCGTATCCAAGCAGATGATGCCGGTGTACGACAAGCCGATGGTGTACTACCCGCTGTCCATCCTGATGATGGCCGGCATCCGGGAAATCCTCATCATCACCACGCCCCACGACCAGGAGCAGTTCAAAAAGCTGCTCGGCGACGGCTCCAAGCTGGGCTGCCGCTTCGAGTACGTGGTGCAGGAAGTGCCCAACGGCCTGGCCCAGGCCTTCGTGCTCGGGGCTGACTTCATCGGTACCGATAAAGTGGCCTTGGTGCTCGGCGACAACATCTTCCACGGCGAAGGCATGGAGGAGCTGCTCAAGAGCAACAACGACCCCGACGGCGGCGTGGTGTACGCCTACCACGTACACGACCCCGAGCGCTACGGCGTGGTGGAGTTCGATGCCGACAATAAGGCCCTCAGCATCGAGGAGAAGCCTGCCAAGCCCAAGAGCAACTACGCCGTACCCGGTCTGTACTTCTACGACAACGACGTAGTGCAGATTGCCCGCGACCTGAAGCCTAGCCCCCGCGGCGAGTACGAAATCACCGACGTGAACCAGGAGTACCTGCGCCGCGGCAAGCTGAAAGTAGGCATCCTGGGCCGCGGCACCGCCTGGCTCGACACGGGTACCTTCGAAAGCCTGATGCAGGCTGGCGAATTCGTGCGCGTGCTGGAGCAGCGCCAGGGCCTGAAGGTGGGCTCGATTGAGGAAGTGGCCTACCGCCAGGGCTTCATCGACGCCGACCAGCTGCGCAAAATTGCTGAGCCTCTGCGCAAGAGCGGCTACGGCGACTACCTCATGCGCCTGCCCGAGCAGCTGATGCTGAAAGGCTAG
- a CDS encoding SDR family oxidoreductase: MYNTPFHDQPLDNLSFLVTGGAGFIGSNLVEYLLKYGAKEVRVLDNFSNGFRKNVALFESNPALRVIEGDIRDRQTCIDACKGIDVVLHQAALGSVPRSINDPITSNDVNVGGFVNMLVGAKEAGVKRFVYAASSSTYGDHKALPKVEDRIGKPLSPYAVTKYANELYADVFGKTYGMEIIGLRYFNIFGPRQDPNGAYAAVIPLFIDAVLEGRPPRMNGDGGQTRDFTFVENCVQANIKAALVQNPEAVNQVYNVAVADRTSLNDLFNILKAEAGSDITPEYGPDRAGDIRDSLADISKANNLLGYQPQIRIQEGLQKTLEWFKTNQEFIAERN, translated from the coding sequence ATGTACAACACTCCTTTTCACGACCAGCCGCTCGATAACCTGAGCTTCCTCGTTACCGGCGGAGCCGGCTTCATTGGGTCAAACCTGGTGGAATACCTGCTCAAGTACGGCGCCAAAGAGGTGCGTGTGCTGGATAACTTCTCCAACGGCTTCCGCAAAAACGTGGCGCTGTTCGAAAGCAATCCGGCCCTGCGCGTCATCGAAGGCGACATCCGCGACCGGCAGACCTGCATCGACGCCTGCAAGGGTATTGATGTGGTGCTCCACCAAGCGGCCCTGGGCTCCGTGCCGCGCTCCATCAACGACCCCATCACGAGCAACGACGTGAACGTGGGCGGCTTCGTGAACATGCTGGTAGGAGCCAAGGAAGCGGGCGTGAAGCGCTTCGTGTACGCGGCCTCCAGCTCCACCTACGGCGACCATAAGGCCCTGCCCAAAGTGGAGGACCGCATCGGTAAGCCCCTCTCGCCTTATGCCGTCACCAAGTACGCCAACGAGCTGTACGCCGACGTGTTTGGCAAGACTTACGGCATGGAAATCATCGGGCTGCGGTACTTCAACATCTTCGGCCCGCGCCAGGACCCGAACGGGGCCTACGCCGCCGTGATTCCGTTGTTCATTGACGCCGTGCTGGAAGGTCGGCCGCCCCGCATGAACGGTGACGGGGGCCAGACCCGCGACTTTACCTTTGTGGAAAACTGCGTGCAGGCCAACATCAAGGCGGCGCTGGTGCAGAACCCTGAGGCCGTGAACCAGGTGTACAACGTGGCCGTGGCCGACCGCACCTCGCTCAACGACCTGTTCAACATCCTGAAGGCCGAAGCCGGCTCCGACATCACCCCCGAGTACGGCCCCGACCGCGCCGGCGACATCCGCGACTCCCTAGCCGACATCAGCAAGGCCAACAACCTGCTCGGCTACCAGCCCCAGATCCGTATTCAGGAAGGCCTGCAAAAAACGCTGGAGTGGTTCAAAACCAACCAGGAGTTTATTGCCGAGCGGAATTAG
- the rfbB gene encoding dTDP-glucose 4,6-dehydratase has translation MKIIITGGAGFIGSHVVRLFVTKYPEYQILNLDALTYAGNLENLRDIENAPNYRLVKGDITDQAFVDNLFATEQPDAVIHLAAESHVDRSITDPLAFVKTNVLGTVHLLNAAKNLWKPLNYEGKVFYHVSTDEVYGSLDFGPEMFTEETSYDPRSPYSASKASSDHFVRAWHHTYHMPVKLSNCSNNYGPNHFPEKLIPLAIHRIQHGEAIPVYGKGENVRDWLFVKDHATAIDAVFHKGTVGETYNIGGVNEWANLELIHLLCDTLDEKTGKEKGTSRKLIKFVTDRAGHDLRYAIDSSKIMNELGWKPSVTFEQGLSQTVDWYLENQEWLNNVTSGQYQEYYQKQYNR, from the coding sequence ATGAAAATCATCATCACCGGCGGGGCCGGCTTCATTGGGTCGCACGTGGTGCGCCTGTTCGTGACCAAGTATCCGGAGTATCAGATTCTGAACCTGGATGCGCTGACCTACGCCGGCAACCTCGAAAACCTGCGCGACATTGAAAACGCGCCCAACTACCGTCTGGTGAAAGGTGACATCACCGACCAAGCTTTCGTGGACAACCTGTTCGCCACGGAGCAGCCCGACGCCGTGATCCACCTGGCTGCCGAAAGCCACGTGGACCGCAGCATCACCGACCCGCTGGCCTTCGTGAAGACCAACGTGCTGGGCACGGTGCACTTGTTGAACGCCGCCAAAAACCTGTGGAAGCCGCTCAACTACGAGGGCAAAGTGTTCTACCACGTGAGTACCGACGAGGTGTACGGCTCTTTGGACTTCGGCCCCGAGATGTTCACGGAGGAAACCAGCTACGACCCCCGCTCGCCCTACTCGGCCTCCAAGGCGTCGTCGGACCACTTTGTGCGGGCCTGGCACCACACCTACCACATGCCGGTGAAGCTGAGCAACTGCTCCAACAACTACGGCCCCAACCACTTCCCCGAGAAGCTGATTCCGCTGGCCATCCACCGCATTCAGCACGGCGAAGCCATTCCGGTGTACGGCAAGGGTGAAAACGTGCGCGACTGGCTGTTCGTGAAAGACCACGCCACCGCCATCGACGCCGTATTCCACAAGGGCACCGTGGGCGAAACCTACAACATCGGCGGTGTGAACGAGTGGGCCAACCTGGAGCTGATTCATCTGCTCTGCGACACCCTGGACGAGAAAACCGGCAAGGAGAAAGGCACCTCGCGCAAGCTCATTAAGTTCGTAACCGACCGCGCCGGCCACGACCTGCGCTACGCCATCGACTCGAGCAAAATCATGAACGAGCTGGGCTGGAAACCGTCCGTTACCTTCGAGCAGGGCCTGAGCCAGACGGTAGATTGGTATCTGGAAAACCAGGAGTGGTTGAACAACGTCACCAGCGGCCAGTATCAGGAGTACTACCAGAAGCAGTATAACCGCTAG
- the galE gene encoding UDP-glucose 4-epimerase GalE: protein MERTKILVTGGAGYIGSHAVVELYEAGFQPIIIDNFSNSRESALTGVEEILGVKVPLHRIDCNDAEALRAVFAEEGSLRGVIHFAAYKAVGESMHKPLEYYQNNVGSLLTLLQVMREFGVEALVFSSSCTVYGVPDALPVTEQTPTKKANSPYGATKQMCEDILRDVAAAPENTLRTILLRYFNPIGAHASAKIGELPLGVPQNLIPYVTQTAAGIREQLTVNGDTYDTPDGTNIRDYVHVVDLAKAHVVAVQRLLDKTGETVETFNVGTGRGNSVLEVVQAFERATGQKLNYKIGPARPGDVPAIYADVTRSVETLGFQTSASLEEALASSWKWQQALGK, encoded by the coding sequence ATGGAACGCACGAAAATACTAGTAACGGGAGGCGCGGGCTACATTGGCTCGCACGCGGTGGTGGAGTTGTACGAGGCCGGTTTTCAGCCGATTATCATCGACAATTTCAGTAACTCGCGGGAGTCGGCGCTGACGGGCGTAGAGGAAATTCTGGGCGTGAAAGTGCCGCTGCACCGCATCGACTGCAACGACGCCGAGGCGTTGCGGGCGGTGTTTGCCGAGGAAGGCAGTCTGCGTGGCGTGATTCACTTCGCGGCCTACAAAGCCGTGGGCGAGTCGATGCATAAGCCGCTGGAATACTACCAGAACAACGTCGGCTCCTTGCTTACCTTGCTGCAGGTGATGCGCGAGTTTGGCGTGGAGGCCCTGGTGTTCTCGTCGTCGTGCACCGTGTACGGCGTGCCCGACGCGCTGCCCGTCACCGAGCAGACGCCCACCAAAAAGGCCAACTCGCCCTATGGCGCTACCAAGCAGATGTGCGAGGATATCCTGCGCGACGTAGCCGCCGCGCCCGAGAACACGCTGCGCACCATTCTGCTGCGTTACTTCAACCCGATCGGGGCCCACGCCTCGGCCAAAATCGGGGAGCTGCCGCTGGGCGTGCCCCAGAACCTGATTCCGTACGTGACCCAGACGGCCGCCGGCATCCGCGAGCAGCTCACGGTGAATGGTGACACCTACGACACGCCCGACGGTACCAACATCCGCGACTACGTGCACGTGGTGGACCTGGCCAAGGCCCACGTAGTAGCCGTGCAGCGCCTGCTGGACAAAACCGGCGAAACGGTGGAAACCTTCAACGTGGGTACCGGCCGCGGCAACTCGGTGCTGGAAGTGGTGCAGGCTTTCGAGCGCGCCACCGGCCAGAAGCTGAACTACAAAATCGGCCCCGCCCGCCCCGGCGACGTGCCGGCCATCTACGCCGACGTCACCCGCTCGGTGGAAACTTTGGGCTTCCAGACATCTGCCTCCCTGGAGGAAGCCTTGGCCAGCTCCTGGAAGTGGCAGCAGGCCTTGGGTAAGTAA
- a CDS encoding nucleotide sugar dehydrogenase → MYEQLLRKEAKLAVIGLGYVGLPIALEFARKIQVIGFDINAKRVDMMRNHVDPSGELEAKDFEGCDITFTDSLDVLREATFYIVAVPTPIDEHAQPDLKPLLGASSSVGKVLKKGDYVVFESTVYPGCTEDDCIPVMEKHSGLSFANGDFKVGYSPERINPGDKEHTLSSIIKVVAGCDAESLEEIAKTYELVVKAGVHRASSIKVAEAAKIIENTQRDVNIALMNELSMIFDRMNINTYEVLEAAGTKWNFLKFSPGLVGGHCIGVDPYYLTYKAKELGYDAKVILSGRTTNDNMGAYIARKTVQMMIKKGKDVAKSRVLVMGATFKENVEDIRNSKVADVIQELKNFSVNVDIVDPHADSDELHHEYGFRLTPAAEVRTDYDAVIVAVSHQPYTQHDEAYFQSITSENAVLVDLKGLFRGKVQDMQYWSL, encoded by the coding sequence GTGTACGAGCAACTACTTCGCAAAGAGGCCAAGCTGGCCGTTATCGGCCTCGGCTACGTCGGCTTGCCCATCGCCCTCGAATTCGCCCGCAAAATTCAGGTTATCGGATTCGACATCAACGCCAAGCGCGTGGACATGATGCGCAACCACGTGGACCCCAGCGGCGAGCTGGAAGCCAAGGATTTCGAAGGCTGCGACATCACGTTTACCGATTCGCTGGACGTGCTGCGCGAAGCCACGTTCTACATCGTGGCCGTGCCTACGCCCATCGACGAGCACGCCCAGCCCGACCTTAAGCCGCTGCTAGGCGCTTCGTCGTCGGTGGGCAAGGTGCTCAAGAAGGGTGACTACGTGGTGTTTGAAAGCACCGTGTACCCCGGCTGCACCGAGGATGACTGCATTCCGGTGATGGAAAAGCACTCGGGCCTGAGCTTCGCCAACGGCGACTTCAAAGTGGGCTACTCGCCCGAGCGCATCAACCCCGGCGACAAAGAGCACACGCTCAGCAGCATCATCAAGGTAGTAGCCGGCTGCGACGCAGAGTCGCTGGAGGAAATTGCCAAGACCTACGAGTTGGTAGTGAAAGCCGGCGTGCATCGCGCCAGCAGCATCAAGGTAGCCGAGGCCGCCAAGATCATCGAAAATACCCAGCGCGACGTGAACATTGCCCTGATGAACGAGCTGTCGATGATTTTCGACCGCATGAACATCAACACGTACGAGGTACTGGAAGCCGCCGGCACCAAGTGGAACTTCCTGAAGTTCTCGCCCGGTCTGGTGGGCGGCCACTGCATCGGCGTGGACCCCTACTACCTGACCTACAAGGCCAAGGAGCTGGGTTACGACGCCAAGGTGATTCTGAGCGGCCGCACCACCAACGATAACATGGGCGCCTACATCGCACGGAAAACCGTGCAGATGATGATCAAAAAAGGCAAGGACGTGGCCAAAAGCCGCGTGCTGGTAATGGGCGCGACCTTCAAGGAAAACGTGGAGGACATCCGCAACTCCAAGGTGGCCGACGTGATTCAGGAGCTGAAGAACTTCTCGGTGAACGTGGACATCGTGGACCCGCATGCTGATAGCGACGAGCTGCACCACGAGTACGGCTTCCGCCTGACGCCCGCCGCCGAAGTCCGCACCGACTACGACGCCGTCATCGTGGCCGTCAGCCACCAGCCCTACACCCAGCACGACGAAGCCTACTTCCAGTCCATCACCAGCGAAAACGCAGTGCTGGTGGATTTGAAGGGCCTGTTCCGCGGCAAGGTGCAGGACATGCAGTACTGGAGCCTGTAA
- a CDS encoding acyltransferase — MTDAPAYYAHPTAVLDEGIRIGAGSRIWHFCHVSAGAVLGEGCSLGQNVFVADGVTLGRNVKVQNNVSLYTGVECHDDVFIGPSAVFTNVLNPRAAVVRRHEYQPTVLEQGVSIGANATVVCGVRLGKYAFVGAGSVVTRSLPAYALAYGNPARQRGWMSEQGYALVFDAAGRAFCPGSGAEYLLTEGQVSRISPDS; from the coding sequence ATGACTGACGCCCCTGCCTACTACGCGCACCCTACTGCCGTCCTCGACGAGGGCATCCGTATCGGGGCCGGCAGCCGGATCTGGCACTTCTGCCACGTAAGCGCGGGTGCGGTGCTGGGCGAAGGCTGCAGCCTGGGCCAGAACGTATTTGTGGCCGACGGCGTGACGTTGGGCCGCAACGTGAAGGTGCAGAACAACGTGAGCCTCTACACTGGCGTCGAGTGCCACGATGATGTATTCATCGGGCCTTCGGCCGTGTTTACCAACGTGCTCAATCCGCGGGCGGCCGTGGTGCGCCGCCACGAGTACCAGCCCACCGTGCTGGAGCAGGGCGTCAGCATCGGGGCCAATGCCACCGTGGTGTGCGGCGTCAGGCTGGGAAAATACGCGTTTGTGGGCGCCGGCTCGGTGGTCACGCGCAGCTTGCCGGCCTACGCGCTGGCCTACGGCAATCCGGCCCGCCAACGCGGCTGGATGAGCGAGCAGGGCTATGCACTGGTGTTTGACGCCGCCGGCCGGGCCTTCTGCCCGGGCAGCGGGGCCGAATACCTCCTAACCGAAGGGCAGGTTTCTCGTATTAGCCCCGATTCCTGA
- the prmC gene encoding peptide chain release factor N(5)-glutamine methyltransferase has product MPTLRQLTHDFSSALETIYPASEAASIAGQVLEHLLQLTPLQRRMQADAPVLPDVAEQLPTLQARLLRHEPMQYVLGVAHFAGLELEVTPATLIPRPETEELVQLIVEEQRHRPALSVLDVGTGSGCIPLALCQALEPTRTVAVDVSAEALAVARRNACRYGCEIDFQQLDILTQTPKIEPHSLDVLVSNPPYVLENERPLMRPNVLDYEPATALFVPDHDPLLFYRRIAELGTTLLRPGGALYFEINEQYAAQTLALLTGLGYTQAAARADIFGKQRLVRASWE; this is encoded by the coding sequence ATGCCCACGCTCCGCCAGCTCACCCACGACTTTTCTTCTGCCCTGGAAACCATCTACCCGGCTTCGGAAGCGGCCAGCATTGCGGGGCAGGTGCTGGAGCACCTGCTGCAGCTCACGCCCCTGCAACGCCGCATGCAGGCCGACGCGCCCGTGCTGCCCGACGTGGCCGAGCAGCTGCCGACGCTGCAGGCACGGCTGCTGCGCCACGAGCCGATGCAGTACGTGCTGGGCGTGGCCCACTTTGCGGGTCTGGAGCTGGAAGTGACGCCCGCCACGCTCATTCCGCGCCCCGAAACCGAGGAGCTGGTGCAGCTGATTGTGGAGGAGCAGCGCCACCGTCCGGCGCTGTCGGTGCTGGATGTGGGCACGGGCAGCGGCTGTATTCCGCTGGCGCTGTGCCAGGCGCTGGAGCCCACCCGTACTGTAGCCGTCGATGTATCGGCCGAGGCCTTGGCCGTGGCGCGCCGCAACGCCTGCCGCTACGGCTGCGAAATCGACTTTCAGCAGCTTGATATCCTGACCCAAACTCCCAAAATCGAGCCCCACAGCCTGGATGTGCTGGTGAGCAACCCGCCCTACGTGCTGGAAAACGAGCGGCCCCTGATGCGCCCTAACGTGCTCGACTACGAGCCCGCCACCGCCCTGTTCGTGCCCGACCACGACCCGCTGCTGTTCTACCGCCGCATTGCCGAACTGGGCACCACGCTGCTGCGGCCGGGCGGCGCGCTCTACTTTGAAATCAACGAGCAGTACGCCGCCCAGACGCTGGCCCTGCTCACCGGCCTCGGCTACACGCAGGCCGCCGCCCGGGCCGACATCTTCGGCAAACAACGGCTGGTGCGGGCCAGCTGGGAGTAA
- the ribD gene encoding bifunctional diaminohydroxyphosphoribosylaminopyrimidine deaminase/5-amino-6-(5-phosphoribosylamino)uracil reductase RibD → MPASPDFDLLMMRRALDLARLGTGYARPNPLVGCVITHEGRIIGEGWHRQYGGPHAEVNAVAAVSDPTLLRHSRAYVTLEPCAHHGKTPPCADLLIAHGIPEVVVCNLDPNPLVAGRGLEKLRAAGIQVETGVLEAEGRWLNRRFFTFQEKKRPYVVLKWAETADGYLAGPYFQPVAISGELARVAVHRWRSEEHGILVGTRTALHDNPHLNVREWPGPDPIRLVIDKNLSLPPTHHLFDGRQPTVVFTYRERATKDNLGFVRLSEAEDLFPQIFHNLYQRNVQSVLVEGGPTVLNSLLKDGLWDEIRILRSPRRLGGGVAAPSPGLCGLRQHTRLGDDELFVYVN, encoded by the coding sequence ATGCCTGCTTCCCCCGACTTCGACCTGCTGATGATGCGCCGCGCCCTGGACCTGGCCCGCCTCGGTACCGGCTACGCCCGGCCTAACCCGCTGGTGGGCTGCGTCATCACCCACGAGGGCCGCATCATCGGGGAAGGCTGGCACCGGCAGTACGGCGGCCCCCACGCCGAGGTGAATGCCGTGGCGGCCGTTTCGGACCCGACACTGCTGCGCCACAGCCGCGCTTACGTGACGCTGGAACCCTGCGCCCACCACGGCAAAACCCCGCCCTGCGCCGATTTGCTGATTGCGCACGGCATCCCGGAAGTGGTGGTCTGCAACCTCGACCCCAACCCGCTGGTGGCCGGGCGCGGCCTGGAGAAGCTGCGGGCGGCCGGCATCCAAGTGGAAACCGGCGTGCTGGAAGCGGAGGGCCGCTGGCTGAACCGGCGCTTTTTCACGTTTCAGGAAAAGAAGCGGCCCTATGTGGTGCTGAAATGGGCTGAAACCGCCGACGGCTACCTGGCCGGGCCCTACTTTCAGCCGGTGGCCATCAGCGGCGAGCTGGCCCGCGTGGCGGTGCACCGCTGGCGCAGCGAGGAGCACGGCATTCTGGTGGGCACGCGCACGGCCCTGCACGACAACCCCCACCTGAACGTGCGCGAGTGGCCCGGCCCCGACCCCATTCGGCTGGTCATCGATAAAAACCTGAGCTTGCCGCCCACCCATCACCTGTTCGATGGCCGCCAGCCCACGGTGGTCTTCACCTACCGCGAGCGGGCCACCAAAGACAACCTGGGCTTTGTGCGGCTCTCGGAAGCCGAAGACCTGTTTCCGCAGATTTTCCACAACCTCTACCAGCGCAACGTGCAGTCGGTGCTGGTGGAAGGAGGGCCTACGGTGCTCAACTCGCTGCTGAAAGACGGCCTCTGGGACGAAATCCGGATTCTGCGCAGCCCCCGCCGGCTGGGCGGCGGCGTGGCCGCCCCCAGCCCCGGCCTCTGCGGCCTGCGCCAGCACACCCGCCTCGGCGACGACGAGCTGTTTGTGTATGTAAACTGA
- a CDS encoding GAF domain-containing protein — protein MAEELTLDTTLTKAEQYRQLLPQIEALTTGEPDLTANLANTAAALRQAFGFFWVGFYLVKGEELVLGPFQGPIACTRIRHGKGVCGASWAQAATLLVPDVEQFPGHIACSSESKSEIVVPVMKNGQVVAVLDVDSDQLNDFDHDDQQALEQLMQLAATWF, from the coding sequence ATGGCCGAAGAACTCACCCTTGACACCACGCTCACCAAAGCCGAGCAATACCGCCAGCTGCTCCCGCAAATTGAAGCCCTGACCACCGGGGAGCCCGACCTCACCGCCAACCTGGCCAACACGGCCGCCGCCCTGCGGCAGGCATTCGGCTTCTTTTGGGTGGGCTTCTACCTCGTGAAGGGCGAAGAATTGGTGCTGGGGCCATTTCAGGGGCCTATTGCCTGCACCCGCATCCGGCACGGCAAAGGCGTGTGCGGCGCCAGCTGGGCCCAGGCCGCCACGCTGCTCGTTCCCGACGTGGAGCAATTCCCCGGCCACATTGCCTGCAGCTCGGAAAGTAAGTCGGAAATCGTAGTGCCGGTAATGAAAAACGGCCAGGTAGTAGCCGTGCTCGATGTCGACAGCGACCAGCTCAACGACTTCGACCACGACGACCAGCAGGCCCTGGAGCAGCTGATGCAGTTGGCCGCCACCTGGTTTTAG